The genomic stretch TCCTATTAAGATGTTGCCCCCCCACctgtaattttaaagaattgatttgcaagggagagagagagagagagagagagagagagagaatgaactggggaggagggacagagggagagggagaggaagactcccTATTGggaagggagcccaacagggctggatcccaggaccctggatcatgacctgagctaaaggtagaggcttaaccactgagccaccaactAACTCCCCCCCATTTATGATTTTGAGGTGGTGACTGACTACTCGTGTGGTCCCATTTTGCTAGAAATAGGAACATGAGGCTCCTTCGGTCCTGGTCTGGGCTGGAGGAATAGGGACAGACTAGGGGTTCAAGTGGATTTTGAGGGTGGAGGATACACTGCTCAGGTAATCAGTGCCTCTGACTCAGTCACTCTACTTGCACCCATTGCACGGATGAGATAATTGAGACCTGGAGCTGCGCAGAGAGTCACATGACACGTTACTGGCTGAGTCCAGCCTCCAAGAACTAGGTTTTCTGCAGATAAAGGGGCCTCGGTTCCTCATTTCTCATACCCCTTCCCCCACGCTCCCCATCCTTGCTCAGAATCAGTAACAGCGAACTGGGCGGCCTTCCGGAGAGGGAAGTTGCATTTATCAGTACTCGGGGAGCCAAGGGAAActctaaaaaaaggaaggaaaaccccCTCCCAAGCTTGAGTCTCTCTGAGggaggaaggattttttttttcatgataaggcgggggggcgggggggaagcaCGCCATGACCTCAGGGAGCTTCCCCCTTGCTCCTGGCTCAAGCGTCTGATCTCGGTCCCGGCTGGGAGAGTCTTAGCATGGCCAGATGCGCGCGCTTATTTTGTGCGGAAGGCGTCCGGGATTAGCAGTTGGCGCGCAGGCTTCCTCAGCCACACTCAAGATGGCAGCGGCCCGACCACGCCCCACATGGCGGAACCACGAGTCGCGCTGGGAGAGCCACTCTTCCCAaaatggagagagaggggagagaaaacgCCCATCACACCTTAGCCCCGCCCTCGCTCCCTGCTCGGGCCAATTAACGGCCCGCAAGGCGGGTGCCAGGCTAGGAGGAGGCTGTGGTTGCCCCAGCAACAACCAGGGAGCCCGAAGGCGGGCGCAGCCTCGGAGGGACCGGCGCCTCGGGTGTCTCGCTGCCAGGAAGCTCGTGGGAGAGGCGCGAGCCAAGCCTAGGAAGTCGGCGTCCGCCGACAGAGGGACAGGTTAGGCGCATGAACTGCACCCCACGCTGCTGCTTCGCCCCACCTAACCGTTAGGTGCTCTGAGGTAGGAATAACGCATGCGCGGGCTTGGGGGCGGGGCTCAGGCGGCCCTGCACTTAAGACGCATGCGCCTCGCGGCGCTCGGACGCGAGGAGGCGGGGCTTTGCGCCTGTGGGCGGGGCCTCAGGGTCTTGGGGCGGGGTTTTCCGCCgcgctgagccaaaggaagaagtTATCTCAGAGGCGGGTAGTTAGTTAGAAGCCAGCTCCTCGCCCAGCTCTCGGCCCGCCCCCCTCATTTTTCCGGGGCTCTCTTGGGGAGGCGGTCAGGATCGTGGTTAGGACTGCAAGCTCAGTAGTTTGACGAAACTAGCCGGGAATGCTAGTGCTACGCCTTACTTggtaggcctcagtttcctcatctgtcaagttGGCGATGATAGTACACACTTCACAGGgctgtgattatttttctctcaggGCCATGGCTGAGGTGCACGTCATCGGGCAGATCATGGGGGCCACCGGTTTCTCGGAAAGTAGCCTCTTCTGCAAGTGGGGCGTCCACACAGGTATTCCCGGGCCTGGCTCATTTCCCCTCCCCGAGTTTCTGCCCTTCTTCTTTGACCTGCCCTGGCCTAGTCCCTGATCCGCATCTTCCATTGGCTCCCAGGACTCCTAGCCACGACCATACTCTGACGGTGTGACTCTCACATTGTTCTTCCCATCCCTTCCCTCTGGGGGCTCTGGCACCCATCTCTGAACCCGTAGCCCCTGAAGATGGGGCtagacgcccccccccccccccacacacactcccaaTCCTCAAAACACTAGGCTGCTTAACCCCACTGGACTTGGTCTTAGGGGTGCGCTGGGTCCCTCCCCTACTCTGCTTTCTTTGCTTTATTGAGTTCCGACTATAAAGTGGACCTCCATCCCCGCTGTACAGAGAAGAGGCCACCCTCCTGTATTCATAATTCTCTGTGAGGATGTAGGAGCCCCTTGGATCAGCTATCCACGTTCATTCACACAGGCCCAGGAGGGACTTCAGAGGCCCCCGTTTTCAGGGCTTCCCATCAGAGGCAGTATAGTAGCCAGTGTAACAAGTAGGGCCATGGGCCACCAGATCTGGGCTCAAATACTAACTCCCTCACTTATTGATTGGTGGCCTTTGGCCTTGacctctctgctttcttctctaaaAATGAAGCTAATAGCAGCTAAGAGGCAACATAGTGTTGAGGTTAAGAGCGGACTGAGTGTTAAATTAAACTGCGTATTAATTTTGTGGCCTTGGGCGCTCATCTTTGCCttgatttccttatctgtacaatgggaataataacagcgCTTACATCATGAGGTTGTCCTGAGGACTAAATGAAAATCAGGAGCACTGAGAAGAGGGCCTGGcccagttaagtgtttgcctggCTTATGTAAAAGCCGAATGGACTTCTGTTAGTAAAGCCTCGAGTGTGCTGCCTAGCGTAGAGTAAATGCTCACGAAGTGGCTGTTGCCATCATCCTCTCTGGAGGGCCTGGGCCCTTTGCAGTTTCACTGGCAGGTAGGATGTTGGCTGAGATTCCCAGGGAAAGGGGGTTCCTGCAGCTCAGCACATAAGAGGCAGGCTCCGGAGTCAGACTTGGTTTCCAGTCTGGACCCCACCACTCACCTGCTCTGTGACCCTGGCCAGGTGCTGCCCCCTCTTGGAGTCtcatttttcctcatctgtaaagtgggaaagTGGGAATCTTTGTCTTTCAGAGGGGTGTTGGGAAATCTCGTATGTGAAGAGCCTGGTACTTTCCTGGCCCAGAAGGGAGGGATAACtgacatgatttttattattttagggggTTTCTTAGTGGGGGGGGACAGTTAATCCAGCAGCAAGCTCAGGGGCATCCACATAAAGGGCTTGGACCCTGCAGTCGAGATCACAGTTTGAGTCCAGCACCACCACGGGATGTTGGGCAGCTGCGTTCCTGCTGTGCTCCAGCCTGGATGACCGTGCTTGCACACAGAGGCATTCACTAGGTGTTCATGGAATAAGTGGCCAAGTGACTTTCCTtctcagagtctgtttttttttaccCGTAAAATGGGGATTCTATTAACACCCACCTCCTAGGAGCACTTATTTGTccaacaaacacttattgagcaccttctgtgtACGAAGATCAGAGTTTGAGGTCCCGGGGACCCAGCAGTGTAGAAGAGGCATGCTCTCCTGGGGCTCCCAGTAGAggagacaaaattttttttaaaaagcaggtaagGAAATGAGCACAGGGATCACTGACAGTGGTCACTATGGGAAGAAATGAGAGGAGATGACGTGATAGGGACTAGTGTTCGGAtaggagggtggggggggcaccCCTCTGTGAGAGTGGCACACTTGGGCCGAtccctgaaggaaaaaaacaggcaCATCCAGGAGCCGAGCTTTCTGGGCAGAAGCCAGAGgtggtgcaaaggccctgaggaagaGGAACAGAAATCAGGCCAGTGAGGCTAGAGGGTAGTGAGGGATGGGGAGAGTGGTGAGAGATGAGTTCAGGAAGGGGGCACAGGAGGCCACACCAAGCAGGGCCTTgtgggcttggggggggggggagtctaaactggggggtggggtggggattaAGAGACCCAGAGGGCAGATTAAATGAATTCATGGCTAAAGCGCTTAGCACAGCGTCTGGCTTTTGCTATTATTGTCACCCCCAGGACTATTGCTATTACTATGTGCCTTTCACCATGTGCTCAAGCTCCTGAAGGCCACCCTGGGCCCCATTTTAGTCCTTGGACGAGGCCTCTAATGTGGGGTGAGAAGAGTGACAAAATGCCATCCAACGCTTATCCAGTACTCACTGTGCCCCAGACACTGTTCTGAGGGCTTTCTGTGTATtggctcatttaatcctttcacAAAACTATGAGGGATGcgttattatacccattttacagaaggggagACCAAGGCAGAGACAGGTAACTCGCCCAAGGTTGCACAGGCAAAAAGAAGTAggatcaggatttgaacccagacatcTGACTCTCGAGTCCACACTTTGTAACTCCtgactccccacctcccccactgccagggagaaacagggtcctcCAGCTGCAGTAGCTTCCCCTTCTTGATGTCTgcttcccacccctccctgcagGGGCAGCGTGGAAGCTCCTGTCTGGCGTGCGGGAGGGCCAGACACAGGTGGACACCCCCCAAGTAGGGGACATGGCCTACTGGTCCCACCCAATCGACCTGCACTTCGCCACCAAAGGTCTCCAAGGTGGGTCCCCAGCACAAGCCCTGGGCCaggctgagggggtggggggatgactAGTGGTGCCCAAAGCCGCTGGGACTGGGAACCAAGTCCCAGCCCTGTTCCCTAGGCCCTTGGGACCCTTTCCTGGCCAGGCCTGGCCTGGGAGAGGCTGAGCTGGGGCCTGCAGACTGGCGCTAGAGGGTATAGGACTATAGGCCAGAGGCCAGGGCTCTGGGGGCCAGGGGGatgagggggaggtggggaccagggagagaagggaggtggCTTTCAAAGAGACAAACAAGAATCTTCAATCAGGAGGAAGCGGGGAGGGGTtgtgagggagagaggcagggctgCTAGCCGAGCTGttctgcagccctgcagcccagctCAGCTGCTCACAGGGGGAAACAGTATGCGGGGGAGGAAGGGTATCAGAAAACCTTTCCTCGTGGAAAATTTAGATCACTGGAGAGGAGTGGATTCTAGGAAATAGCCTAGGTAAACATGCCatgtattttaacaatataaataatatttaccgAGTGTCTGCCTGGTGCCCAGCCTGTGTTGGGTGATGCCAGGGAAATGTTGGTGATTGAGACAGCCGCCCCCTTCATCCCACAGCCCTGTCCTCGCGCGAATCACCATTCCCTTGGGGGAGACAGAGCTGTCCCCAGACAGGGGTGGCCCAGAGTGGGCCCATCGAGGATGGGAGGATCCTAGAGGGTAGGGGAGTCCAGAGGAGATGCCTGACTGCCAGGGAGTTCCgggagagcttcctggaggaggggaggtttGATCAGCTTTGCTGAGAAGGGCCAGGAGGAGCTGGGACTGTGAGGCAGGCAGCTGCCCTTCAGCTCTGCAGACCTCACGTCTTCCAGCGTGGGCATCATTCATCCTTGCCTCCTCTTTCCTCAACAGCCCCCCCTCCTCGTTCTGCCCATCAGAAAATCCCTTTGGCTCTACCTTTGAAATGTATCCTAAATCCCCCCACATCTCTCCCCGGGCACCCTGGTCTGCCTACCCTCACCTCTCACCCAtgctcccaccctgcccccagagTCTGTCCCCTGTGAACACCCAAGTTGGGGCACATTCCTTCTTTATGCAGAACTCTCCACGGTACCCCTCTTAGGGTAAAAGCCAAAGCCTTTTTGTCGATCATAAGGCCCTGCACAATCTGGTCTgtcacctcctctctctccctctccctctcagttGGCTCCAGCCAGCTGGCCCCACCAGGCAGCtcccatctcagggcctttgcaccagctCTTCCCTCTCAGGGGCGTTCTTCCCTGGATGTCCATCCACATGGCccactccctctcctcctttaagcatttgctcaaatgtcaccttctccgTGAAGCTTCCCTTGCTCACCCACTTTCTAAAactgcatccccacccccaccatacccagctttatttttctccagagcGGTGATCACCATCTGACATACCCTATAATTTGCTTATTTACTACATTCGTTGTCTAGGATGTCAGGAATTTTTGTCTGCTCTGTTCACCACTGTGTCCCCAGCTTCTAGAATAGGGCCTAGAGCAGAGGGGCACAGGAAGGAGGGTGAAATGGGGCCAGATCTCCAGCCTACCAGGTTGAGGACCTGAATGGTGTTCTAAGGACACCGAGAAACCTATGGAAGTGGGAGAAAGATGCTTCCAGCTGCCAGGTGGAAGGTGCATTGGAGAGCCAAGAAGGGAGGCCCTGGGCTCAGAGAGCACAGGGTGGGCcatggtgagggaggaggggaggtgtcTGGGACTAGGCCCAAAGTGCTCACCTGGGGACTGCGCTGCCCTGATAGGGGGACACTGAAGAAGAGGCCACAGAAGGGAGGTCAGCTGGTCCAGAGGTTGGACTTTCTATgagggcactggggagccatggaagggtTTTCAGCAGTGGAAGAACAGAGATTCAGAAAGATCCCTTTGGCTGCCTCATGGATGGGAGTCCAGAGAGAAGGCTGGGGCAGAAACCCagtggggagggggccgggggcctCCATCGCTCCCGTcctgtccttcctccttccctcccaccctgcagGCTGGCCCCGGCTCCATCTCCAGGTGTGGTCGCAGGACAGCTTTGGCCGCTGCCAGCTGGCGGGCTACGGCTTTTGCCACGTGCCCAGCAGCCCGGGCACCCACCGGCTGGACTGCCCCACGTGGCGGCCCCTGGGCAGCTGGCGGGAGCAGCTGGCTCGGGCCTTCGTGGGTGGCGGCCCTCAGCTGCTGCACGGGGATGCCATCTACAGCGGCGCCGACCGCTACCGGCTGCACACGGCGGCCGGAGGCCTGGTCCACCTggagctggggctgctgctgcgCCACTTCGACCGCTACGGGGTGGAGTGCTGACCCTGCCTGcccgggagggggccgggggctcTGGACACTGTCGGGTCTGACCCCAGCCAGTCCGGCAGTGGCTTCTGTCCCCACTAGCACCTCCAGCCCGGTGGCCACCCCCTCAGAtccagtttccttgtctgtaaaatggggacagtgagTGTGCGGGGTGGCGGGGGTCAGGTGAGAAGAGGCTGGTTTGCCCTGCAAATGCTCAATAAAGGAGAGCGGTTCTTACAGGTGTGGGTGCCCTCCTGACTTCCGTCACCGGCCAGGTGCCTTGTGCCCTGTCCTCCCACTGACACCCTCCTTCAGGCCCCCACCTCTGACACACCCACTTCCCCTACCCTCTACCTCagtctctgtccccctccccactctgggtTCCCCCACTTAGGACCCTGTctccttggggggggggtctctcctctgtgcccctctccccctggGACCCCGTCTTCCGGCGGACCCTCTTCCCAGCCTTCCCACTCTCGGATCCCCCGTGCCCGGTGTCCCCAACCTCTGATGGGGCCCGCCCGCCAGGTCCTTCTCTCCGTGACCCCGCGCAGCCCTCGGAGCACACGCCGCCCGCTGGCCCGCTAGGGTTGCGCTCAGCCGCCAGGAGGCAGCACCCCGTTCGCGGGGCGGAGCCGGGgtgcccgccccctccccccggggctTAAGGGACCCCCCTCGGAGCCCGCCCACGCGAGATGAGGACGGTGGCCCGGCCCCCCCATGTCCTCCCCCtgggggccgcccccgccccgcgcgcttCCTGGGTGGGGCCGGGGCGGCTTCAAAaccccccgccgccccagccggtccccgccgccgccgccgccgccgccgcccttcGCGCCCCGGGCcgtcccaccccctcctcccgccgCGGATCCGCCAGACAGCGAGGCCCccggccgggggcaggggggacgCCCCCTCCGGGGCACCCCCCGGCTCGGAGCCGCCCGCGGGCCGGCCTCGGCCGGGAGCGGAGGAAGGAGCCGCCGCGGAGCAGCCCGAGGCCCCAGAGTCTGAGacgagccgccgccgcccccgccgccgccgccgccactgcggggaggagggggaggaggagcgggaggagggACGAGCTGgttgggagaagaggaaaaaaagttttgagaCTTTTCCGCTGCCGCTGGGAGCCGGAGGCGCGGGGACCGATTGGCGCGGCGCTGCCCCGCCAGGAGGCAGGACTTGGGGACCCCAGACCGCCCCCACCGCCGCCTCGGACGcttgctccctccctgccccctccacggCGCCCCCCCCGGCGCCCCCATTCCGGACCAGCCCTCAGGAGCCGCCAACCCGGACTCCCGCGAAGACTTGACCCCAGACCTCGGGCGCACCCCCCTGCAcgccgctcccccacccccagcctctctcCTGAGCCCCCGCGCATCCAAGGACCCTTCTCCGGGATCCGGGAGACGGGACCTCTCTCGGACCTGCCTCAACCCCCCTGCTCAGGACCACCCACCTCTGGTACCAGATCTCGCCCATCTCGGTTTTTTCCTTGGGATACCGAGAAACCGCCCATCAgagcctcccctccacctccGCTCCGTTCTCGCTGAGGGCTTCAactaccccacccccaaccccgacCCTCCTACCTTTCTTCGGGAGACCCCCCAGCCCCTGTAGGGGCGGGGCCTCCCttttccctccccagccccgctCGCGCTCTCGGCAGTGCCGGGGGCGCCGCCTCCCCCATGCCGCCCTCCGGGCTGcggctgctgccgctgctgctgccgctgctgcggCTACTAGTGCTGACGCCTGGCCGGCCGGCCGCCGGACTGTCCACCTGCAAGACCATCGACATGGAACTGGTGAAGCGGAAGCGCATCGAGGCCATCCGCGGCCAGATCCTGTCCAAGCTGCGGCTCGCCAGCCCCCCGAGCCAGGGGGAGGTGCCGCCCGGGCCGCTGCCCGAGGCCGTGCTGGCCCTCTACAACAGCACCCGCGACCGGGTGGCGGGGGAGAGCgccgagccggagcccgagcccgaggcGGACTACTACGCCAAGGAGGTCACCCGCGTGCTAATGGTGGAAAACACCAACAGTGAGCTCAGAGGGGCCGGGGACCCTGGAGGGGAGCCCCCAGGGGGCGCCGCAGCGCAGGGGTCACGGGGAGGAAATTACTGGCAGAGGAAACCGGCTAGAGGAAGAGGACCCCCGGGGTTGCCGGGAACGCGGGAGGGGGTCTCAAAGAGGACAGGACTGAGCTCCCTAACCCCCGGGTATCTGGCCCGGAGAGGAGGAGATAGGGGCTTAGTGGACCGCTCCTAGAGGGCCGTGAGAACACGCGGGCCCGTGGGGCAGCCccctagagggagagaagcagttTGGGGGTGTGTGGAAGGATAGAAGGGCTTCCCTCGCCACCGGGCACTAGAGGGTGGGGGTCCTGGGGTGAGGGCTGCAGAGAGGGAGCCCGCTTCGGGAGAAGCGAAGTCCCCAGCatttgagaaaggaaaggagagccAGGAGGGGAAAGCTGACCCAGGGCCCAGGGGTCACGAGGCGAGAAAATTCAAGGACAGAAAAACTAGGTGAAGCGAAGCCCCGAGGTGCCGGGGAAGTGAAGAGCGGCCCCACTCGCAGCGGGCGCGGGGAACAcgcggggctggggagggcccACAGAGACGCGGCGAGGGGGCTGCTGAGTGCGGGGAAGAAGGGGGCCCGAGgtcgtggggtggggggaggtcccAGCGGGGGGGCAGCGGAGCCCCCCGGGATGCGCGCCAGGTGCCCCGAGTATTTGGCATAGGGACGTGAGCCGAGCGAGCCCCCAGGACACTTGGGCGGTGGGAAGGGgtttagagagagggagacaagcaggggaaaggggggcggggagggggtgcaaGGAGACATAAATAGCGCCGTGCCGGGAGCAGCGAGCCCCCCACGCCgcgggaggggaggaagtgggcTGAGTGAGGACTCGAGCCCTCGGGGGAGAAGTGGGTGGGTGCGACTCTGCAAGATCGGGGTGAGAAAACCGACTGGGTCGGGGtgagggagccccacgtgggtgCCACGCGCGGAGGGTGGAGCCTGCCCTCCCGGAAGGCGGGGGGAGGAGGACCCCGCACGGCTGAACGGGGAGAGCCTGGACCCCAGATTCCCAGTTCCTCTCCGGGAGGCCGGGGAAACCCCAGCGTCCGGCCGCCTcgtcctcccttccctttccttcccgtGCCCGGGGGGCGGGGATCGCGCGCGGAGCCTGGGGCGAGACGGGGCAGGTCGCGTCCCCGCCCTCGCGGCGGCGGCGCCTCCCGCCCTCTTCACCCctgcgcggggcggggctgccgCTGGGCCCGCCCCCCCGGCGCCCACGCGGGGACCCAGGTGGCCCGCGTGGCGTGGAGatttggtggggtggggtgccccTGTTCGCACACTCTGTCTTGAGTGGTGCACCTGTGGGTCCCCCTACGCCTGGGTGGCAGCTCCAACCAGATGacgcccctccccacccacagctCGGCCTCACCTCTTCCGTGGTCG from Canis lupus dingo isolate Sandy chromosome 1, ASM325472v2, whole genome shotgun sequence encodes the following:
- the B9D2 gene encoding B9 domain-containing protein 2 isoform X1, with amino-acid sequence MLVLRLTWAMAEVHVIGQIMGATGFSESSLFCKWGVHTGAAWKLLSGVREGQTQVDTPQVGDMAYWSHPIDLHFATKGLQGWPRLHLQVWSQDSFGRCQLAGYGFCHVPSSPGTHRLDCPTWRPLGSWREQLARAFVGGGPQLLHGDAIYSGADRYRLHTAAGGLVHLELGLLLRHFDRYGVEC
- the B9D2 gene encoding B9 domain-containing protein 2 isoform X2, which gives rise to MAEVHVIGQIMGATGFSESSLFCKWGVHTGAAWKLLSGVREGQTQVDTPQVGDMAYWSHPIDLHFATKGLQGWPRLHLQVWSQDSFGRCQLAGYGFCHVPSSPGTHRLDCPTWRPLGSWREQLARAFVGGGPQLLHGDAIYSGADRYRLHTAAGGLVHLELGLLLRHFDRYGVEC